CCTGTTGATCGAACGTCACGCGGCGGCCGAGGCGGCGGGGGACGCGGCTGCCTGCGAGGCGATCTGGGCCGAGCTGATCGCCGGGACCGAGCGGCGCAGGCTGTCCGGCGCGCCGGTCTAGGCGTCCCGCAGCCTCGCCAGCGTCCGCGGGTCCTCCTCGCCGCCGAAGTACCTGGCCAGCGCCGCCGTGAAGCGGGGCTCGTCCGAAGCCTGCGCGAAGAGCGTCAGGCTGGAGCGGAGCTTGAGGTCGTCGGGCGCGCCGAAGACCTCGTGCGCGGAGCGGCCTTCGATGTCCAGGATGGCGTCCACGCACGCGCGCAGCCTCGGCCCCAGCACCGGATGGGCCAGGTAGGCGCGGGCCTCGGACAGGCCCGAGATCGCGTACCGCTGGGCCATCGTGCTGGAGCCCAGCCCCGCCACCTGGGGGAAGACGAACCACATCCAGTGGCTACGCTTCTCTCCGGCGCGCAGCTCGGCCAGGGCCCGGTCGTAGGCGCCGGCCTGGGCCTGCACGAACCGCTCGAGGTCGAAGGGATCGTCCATAGCCCCATCATAACCCGATCGGCCGAGCTCAGTCGCCGTGCATGGCGCGGGAATCGGCCGGCGCCTGGGCGCGATCCCCTGGCCCGTAGTCCCGCACCATCTCGGCGACCCGCAGGCGGTAGGCCTGCAGGACCCCGCCGCGCCCCGCCGTCTGGGCCGCCCGGTGCGCGTCCAACTCTCGCCAGGCCCGCACCGCCGCCTCGTCCCGCCAGAACGAGAGCGACAGCAGCCGCTCCGGGGCGGCGAGGCTGCGGAAGCGCTCGATGGAGACGAAGCCGTCGACGCCCGCCAGCCGAGGCGCCAGCCCTGCGGCGAGGTCGAGATAGTCGCCCTCATGGCCATCCGCCGGCTCCACCTCGAAGATCACCGCGATCACGGCTTCACCGGGGTCAGGAAGGTGCGGCGCTCGGACAGGATGAAGCGCTTCTCCTGCGCCAGGCGGAAGTTCGCCGCGCCCGCCGGGTCGCCCTTCAGGCGGGCGCGGTAGGCCTCGTAGGCGGCCAGGCTGTCGAACGAGATCAGCGCCAGCGCGACGTCGTTGGTCCCCTCGTGCGGCAGGAAGTAGCCGAGGAGCTCGCCGCCGCAGGCCGGGATGATCGAGAGCCAGTTGCGCGCATAGGCCTCGAAGGCCGTCCGCTGGAAGGGATCGATCACGTAGCGGATGCAGCAGGTCACGGTCATGGGACGCTCCCGGGTTTGCGGTCGCCGCCGTCCTATCCCGCCCGCGCGCGTCGATGCTTCGGCCGCGACCGAAGCATCGACGCGTGGGACGCGCTAGGCTGGCAGGCATGAAGGCCGGTCCCGACATCGTCCGCATCGCCGCGCTGCTGGGGGAGCCCGCCCGCGCCAACATGCTGATCGCCCTGATGGGCGGGCAGGCCCTGACCGCGGGAGAGCTCGCACGCGAGGCCGGCGTCGCCGCTCAGACAGCCAGCGGCCATCTGCGGCGCCTCGAAGAGGGCGGGCTGCTGATCCGGCGGGTGCAAGGCCGCCACAACTACTTCGCCCTGGCCGGAACCGACGTGGCCGAGGCGCTGGAGCAGCTCATCGCCGTCGCCGACCGCGCCGGACACCGGCGCACCCGGCCCGGCCCCGCCGACCCCGCCCTGCGGCGGGCGAGGGTCTGCTACGACCACCTCGCCGGCGAACTGGGCGTGGCCATGCTGGACGGCCTCGTGGCCTCGGGACGGGTCGCCGAGACCGACGGCTCGCTGGTCCTGACCGAGACCGGCCGCGCCTTCGCCCGCGACTTCGGGATCACCCTGCCGGACGCGAGCCGCCGGCCGCTCTGCAAGGCCTGCCTCGACTGGAGCGAGCGGCGCAGCCATCTGGCCGGCGCGCTGGGAGCGGCCCTGCTGGCGCGGATCTATGACCTGGGCTGGGCCCGGCGCGCGCCGGACGGGCGCGTGATCCGGTTCACCGCCCCCGGATTGGCAGCCTTCGAGAAGGCGTTCGCCAACCGTCCGGCCGCCTAGGGAAGTTAGACCTGGAATTCGGGCGAAAAATGTGCGATACAGCAGAAGTCGAATGTCGATTTCGGTTCGGTTGCTCTCCGCGCTTGTTCTTCGGATCGAGCCCGAGCCATCCAAGAACTTCTGCGAAAATTTGACGCCGCGCGCCAGTCTGACGCGCGACAACTCGTGCTTGAAAGATAAACACCATGACCATCGGAACCGTGAAGTGGTTCAACCCCGCCAAGGGGTTCGGCTTCATCCAGCCCGACAACGGCGGCCCGGACGTCTTCGTCCACATCTCGGCCGTGGAACGCTCGACCCTCGGCTCGCTCAGCGAAGGCCAGAAGGTCGGCTTCGAACTGGAACGCGACCAGCGCAGCGGCAAGACGTCCGCCGGCCAGCTGCAAGCGGCCTAAGGAACGGAGATGGCTTGGGGGCGGGTCCGCCGCCTCCAACGCCGTTGCGGACGCATGACCCCCTCGACCATCGAACGCGCCTATCAGGTCGCCCGGTCCGGCCAGGCGGCTGACTTCGCCAGCCTGAAGCGGCTTCTGCAAGCCGAAGGCTGCCGGGCGGTCGACGCCCTGCTCTCGGCCCGCAGCCTCCGGGGACACCTGGAAGCCATCTGCGCCGCCGCCTCGAGCCAGGACGCCGCCCCACCCATCTCGAAAGGCCAAGGCCCCTCATGAGCGACGCCATCGCCGGCTCCACCCTGTCGGACCGCCTCAAGCGGGCATCCGACGCCAAACAGGCGCTGCTCGCCAAGTTCCGGCCGCGCCCGACCGTCGTCGCTCCCCAGGCGCCCTCCCGCGCCGTGGCAAAGGCCGCCGAGCTGCGGCAGGTCCGCGAGGCGCGCGCCGCCGCCAAGGCCGCCCGCGTCCAGGCCGCCGCCGACGCGATCGAAGCGGCCCGGCTGAGCGCCGCCACGGACGCCGCCACCGCCCTCGACGCCAAGCGCAGCGAGCGCAAGGAACGCAAGGCCCTCACCAAGGCCGAAGCCAAGGCCAAGCGGGACGCACGCTATGCGGCTCGCAAGGCCCGCCAATAACGCGCACGATCGCGCGACTGGAAAGGAATCCACATGGCGAAGGAAGACCTCGTCGAATTCGACGGCCAGATCACCGAACTGCTGCCGGAAGGCCGCTTCCGCGTGCGGCTCGAAAACGATCACGAAATCCTGGCCTACACGGCCGGCAAGATGAAGAAGAACCGGATCCGGTCGATGGTCGGCGACCGGGTGACCGTCGAGATGACGCCCTACGACATGGATCGCGGCCGCATCACCTATCGCCACAAGCCCGAGGGCGCGCGCCCCGCCGGCGCGGGGCGTCCCCAGTTCCGCCGCCGCTGACGGCGCGAGCCGGTCGGCCCCTGCGGACGTCCGGCGCAAAGGAAAGACCCCCGGTCCGTGACGGCGGACCGGGGGCCTGATGGCTGCAGCGGGGCCTCGCCAGGCGAGGCGTCGGGAGGTGTGTCGGGGGGCGTCTCACGCCGCTGCGGCTGAGAGAATGCCGATCCCGGAAACAGGTTCCCGCAGCCCCGAGGGGTCGGACGCGACGAGCCGGAAGGTGGATTCCCTCTCCCCTTGTGGGAAGGTGGCCGGCGAAGCAGGCCGGACGGGGGAGTGTCCAGAGATGATCGGCGATGTCCTCGCGCGTGCGGCCGGCTTGGCGATACCGATCGTCGCCGCGCTCCTCATCGCCTCGCCGGCTTCGGCGCAGGACCTGACGCTCAGCGGCGTGATGACCCATGCGGACCTGGCGACCTATCGCGAGGTTCCGTTCCGCGTGCCGGCAGGGGTGACGGCGCTCACCGTGGAGTTCGACTACCAGGGCCGCGAGGAGCGCTCGGTCATCGACCTGGGCGTCCGCGACCCAGCCCGCTTCCGCGGCTGGAGCGGAGGGAACAAGGCGCGCTTCACCGTGGCCGAGACCTGGGCCACGCCGTCCTACCTGCCGGGCCCGATCCCGGCCGGGGAATGGAAGCTGATCCTGGGCGTGCCGGCGATCCGCAAGGCCTCGAAGGCCCCGTACACCGCCAGGATCTGGTTCGAGCGCCGGCCCTCGGACTTCAAGGGTTTCGCGGCCGCGCCGCTGAAGACCGGCCCCGGCTGGTACCGCGGCGACCTGCACCTGCATTCGGGCCACTCCGACGGCTCGTGCGCCGCCCAGAGCGGGGCGCGGGTCCCCTGCCCGCTGTTCAGGACCACCGAGGCGGCGGCGGCGCGGGGCCTCGATTTTATCGCGGTCACCGAGCACAACACCACGTCTCACCATCAGGCGCTCGCCGAGCTTCAGCCCTACTACGACCGGATGCTGCTGATCCCCGGCCGGGAGATCACCACCTTCCAGGGGCACGCCAACGTCTTCGGAACGACGGCGCCGCTGGACTTCCAGCTCGGCGGGCCGCGCGCCCCCGAGCTCGGGACGATCCTGAGCCAGCTCGAGGCCGCCGGCGGCGTCATCTCGGTGAACCATCCCGGCCTGCCGTCCGGCGAGGCCTGCATGGGCTGCGGCTGGACCGCCCAGACCGATTGGACGGGGGTCGCCGCGGTCGAGGCGGTCAACGGCGGCTCGCTGCGCTTCGGGCCCGAGGGGCCGGGGACCGGAATCCCGTTCTGGGAGGCGCGGCTGAACGCCGGCTTCCGCCTCACCGCCGTCGGCGGGTCCGACAACCACGACGGCGCCATGCCGCTCTCCGCGATCCAGTCGGTGGGCTCCCCGACGACCGTCGTCCACGCGCAGGGCCTGTCGCAGCCGGCGATCCTCGCGGGCCTTCGCGCGGGCCGGGCGTTCGTGGACGTCGAGGGCTCGCGGGATCGGCTGCTGGACGTCGTCGCCCGGACCGTGGGACAGGCGGCGCACATGGGCGGCGTGCTGAAGGTCCGCCCCGGCCAGACGGTGCGGCTGCAGGTGGCCACGGCCGGCGTGGCCGGGGGGCGCGTGACCTTCGCGGGACCGGCCGCCTCGGGCGTGCGGGCGGACGCGGCGCCGCTGGCCGCTGGCGAGACCCGCACCTTCCAAGTGGAGGCCGACGGCGCGCGCGGCTGGCTGCGCGCCGATGTCCGCGGCCCCGACGGCAAGCTCTGGCTGCTCGGCAATCCGATCTATCTGGAGCCCGCCGCCCCCTGAGCGCGTTGCAGCGGGGCCATGGGTGACCGAATCCTCGATTGCGTCGTGATCGGCGCAGGCCCGGCGGGGCTGACCGCCGCCATCTATCTGGCGCGCTTCAAGCGCGACTTTGTGGTGATCGAGTCCGGCGCCAGCCGGGCGGCGTGGATCCCGCGCAGCCACAACCATCCGGGGTTCCCGGACGGGGTCCGGGGGAAGACCCTGCTGGCCCGCATGCGCCGCCAGGCCGAGAGGTACGGCGCCGAGATCCGGCGCGGCCGGGTCGAGACGCTGAGCCCGCTGGCGTCCGGCTTCAAGGTGGAAACCGAGGCCGGCGCGCTGCGCGCGCGGACCGTCATCCTGGCCACCGGCGTGATCGACAACGCCCCCGACATTCCCGGCCTGGAGCACGGCGTCGAGAAGGGGCTCGTCCGCATCTGCCCCATCTGCGACGGCTACGAGGTGACCGGCTGCCGGGTCGGCGTGATCGGCCGAGACGACCACTGCGCGAACGAGGCGATCTTCCTGCGCACCTGGTCCGACGACGTGACCCACGTCCACGTGGGCGCCGAGCCCCTGCCGCCAGAGACGCTGGCGCGGCTGAAGACGGCCGGCGTGCAGGTCATCGACAGCGCCATCCAGGGCGTGAAGATCGGCAAGCGGAAGGTGGCCGCGTTCGACTTCGGCGCGGACGAGCCCCGGACCTTCGACGTGGTCTATTCGGCCCTCGGGGTCACCCCCCGGGCGCAGCTCGCGGTGCAGGCCGGCGCCAGGCTGGACGAGAGCGGCCGGCTGGTCGTCAGCGACCACCAGGAGACCTCGGTCCCGGGGCTCTACGCGGCCGGCGACGTGGTGCGGGGCCTCAATCAGATCTCCACCGCCGAGGGCGAAGGGGCGATCGCCGCCACAGACGTGCACAACCGGCTGCGGCGCGCCGGCTAGCGGTCGAACTTGGTGGAGAGGACCAGGGACGTGTTGGTGCGCTCGACGCCGCGCACCGCTCCGATCTCGTCGATGATCGCGTCCATCTCGGCGACGCCGGCGGCCTCGACCGTGGCGATCATGTCGAAGGGGCCGCTGACCGACTGGAGCCGGCGCACGCCAGGCATCCGCTTCAGGGCGGCGGTGACGGCGGCGGCCTGCTTGGGCTCGACGGTCAGCATGACGAAGGCGTGGACGCGGGCCTCGGCATAGGTCGGCGACAGCTTCACCGAATATCCGGCGATCGTCCCGCTGCGCTCGAGGCGCGCGAGCCGGCTCTGCACCGTGGTCCGCGACAGCCCCAGCGCCCGGGCCAGCTCGGCGACGGGCGCCCGGGCGTTCTCGCGCAGCCTGGCCAGCAGGTGCTCGTCAAGGTCATCCATCGGCGCTTTGTCCAGCAGTCTCGGCGATCCGCCCAGAATATCCGAACGAAACGCCGATGCGCCAGTTGAATGCGGCGCCGCTTCCACCGAATCTCGTTCTTTAAGCAGGGAGTGAAGCACATGCGGAAAGTCGCCGTCATCGGGGCAGGCAAGATCGGATCGACCGTCGTCGATCTGCTGGTCGGCTCGGGCAGCTACGAGGTGCTGGTCGTCGACCAGGCCGCCGCCGCGCTGAAGCCGATGGAGGGCCGCCACCGGGTGGAGACCGCCGCCATGGCGATCGACGATCCCGAGGCCGTGGCCGCGCGCCTGAAGGGCTGCTTCGCGGTCGTGAACTGCGCGCCCTACCAGCTGACCACCGCCGTCGCCCGGGCCGCCAAGGCCGCCGGCGCCCACTACCTGGACCTGACCGAGGACGTGGCTTCCAGCCGCGTGGTCCGCGAACTCGCCGCGGACAGCGACACCGCCTTCATCCCGCAGTGCGGCCTGGCGCCCGGCTTCATCACCATCGCCGCCTGGGACCTCGCCAAGCACTTCGACGAGCTGCACGACGTGCGCCTGCGTGTCGGCGCCCTGCCCCGCTACCCCTCCAACGCCCTGAACTACAACCTCACCTGGTCCACGGACGGGGTG
The Phenylobacterium zucineum HLK1 genome window above contains:
- a CDS encoding NIPSNAP family protein; amino-acid sequence: MTVTCCIRYVIDPFQRTAFEAYARNWLSIIPACGGELLGYFLPHEGTNDVALALISFDSLAAYEAYRARLKGDPAGAANFRLAQEKRFILSERRTFLTPVKP
- a CDS encoding Lrp/AsnC family transcriptional regulator; the protein is MDDLDEHLLARLRENARAPVAELARALGLSRTTVQSRLARLERSGTIAGYSVKLSPTYAEARVHAFVMLTVEPKQAAAVTAALKRMPGVRRLQSVSGPFDMIATVEAAGVAEMDAIIDEIGAVRGVERTNTSLVLSTKFDR
- a CDS encoding antibiotic biosynthesis monooxygenase family protein; the encoded protein is MIAVIFEVEPADGHEGDYLDLAAGLAPRLAGVDGFVSIERFRSLAAPERLLSLSFWRDEAAVRAWRELDAHRAAQTAGRGGVLQAYRLRVAEMVRDYGPGDRAQAPADSRAMHGD
- a CDS encoding DUF6481 family protein — its product is MSDAIAGSTLSDRLKRASDAKQALLAKFRPRPTVVAPQAPSRAVAKAAELRQVREARAAAKAARVQAAADAIEAARLSAATDAATALDAKRSERKERKALTKAEAKAKRDARYAARKARQ
- a CDS encoding NAD(P)/FAD-dependent oxidoreductase, whose translation is MGDRILDCVVIGAGPAGLTAAIYLARFKRDFVVIESGASRAAWIPRSHNHPGFPDGVRGKTLLARMRRQAERYGAEIRRGRVETLSPLASGFKVETEAGALRARTVILATGVIDNAPDIPGLEHGVEKGLVRICPICDGYEVTGCRVGVIGRDDHCANEAIFLRTWSDDVTHVHVGAEPLPPETLARLKTAGVQVIDSAIQGVKIGKRKVAAFDFGADEPRTFDVVYSALGVTPRAQLAVQAGARLDESGRLVVSDHQETSVPGLYAAGDVVRGLNQISTAEGEGAIAATDVHNRLRRAG
- a CDS encoding cold-shock protein, with the protein product MTIGTVKWFNPAKGFGFIQPDNGGPDVFVHISAVERSTLGSLSEGQKVGFELERDQRSGKTSAGQLQAA
- a CDS encoding DUF1810 domain-containing protein, whose protein sequence is MDDPFDLERFVQAQAGAYDRALAELRAGEKRSHWMWFVFPQVAGLGSSTMAQRYAISGLSEARAYLAHPVLGPRLRACVDAILDIEGRSAHEVFGAPDDLKLRSSLTLFAQASDEPRFTAALARYFGGEEDPRTLARLRDA
- the infA gene encoding translation initiation factor IF-1, producing the protein MAKEDLVEFDGQITELLPEGRFRVRLENDHEILAYTAGKMKKNRIRSMVGDRVTVEMTPYDMDRGRITYRHKPEGARPAGAGRPQFRRR
- a CDS encoding CehA/McbA family metallohydrolase, whose amino-acid sequence is MIGDVLARAAGLAIPIVAALLIASPASAQDLTLSGVMTHADLATYREVPFRVPAGVTALTVEFDYQGREERSVIDLGVRDPARFRGWSGGNKARFTVAETWATPSYLPGPIPAGEWKLILGVPAIRKASKAPYTARIWFERRPSDFKGFAAAPLKTGPGWYRGDLHLHSGHSDGSCAAQSGARVPCPLFRTTEAAAARGLDFIAVTEHNTTSHHQALAELQPYYDRMLLIPGREITTFQGHANVFGTTAPLDFQLGGPRAPELGTILSQLEAAGGVISVNHPGLPSGEACMGCGWTAQTDWTGVAAVEAVNGGSLRFGPEGPGTGIPFWEARLNAGFRLTAVGGSDNHDGAMPLSAIQSVGSPTTVVHAQGLSQPAILAGLRAGRAFVDVEGSRDRLLDVVARTVGQAAHMGGVLKVRPGQTVRLQVATAGVAGGRVTFAGPAASGVRADAAPLAAGETRTFQVEADGARGWLRADVRGPDGKLWLLGNPIYLEPAAP
- a CDS encoding ArsR/SmtB family transcription factor, which gives rise to MKAGPDIVRIAALLGEPARANMLIALMGGQALTAGELAREAGVAAQTASGHLRRLEEGGLLIRRVQGRHNYFALAGTDVAEALEQLIAVADRAGHRRTRPGPADPALRRARVCYDHLAGELGVAMLDGLVASGRVAETDGSLVLTETGRAFARDFGITLPDASRRPLCKACLDWSERRSHLAGALGAALLARIYDLGWARRAPDGRVIRFTAPGLAAFEKAFANRPAA